One window of the Camelina sativa cultivar DH55 chromosome 1, Cs, whole genome shotgun sequence genome contains the following:
- the LOC104786940 gene encoding histone-lysine N-methyltransferase ATXR2-like has product MRFLLASSTHPTRWTVWFAVFVSGSSERSRNKLAGNSILRTLVFLIVATVIHLEAKIIKMNTLSTMKMRNNVVEAAHALINFLKKLFLLMPFAFSSFVSWRMSGGFLLESCAEADWESSHSLLCTGERSESVSREALGEFIKHANETNDIFLLAAKAISFTILRYRRLKGEHVNKKAKLSEPNRSLLLEAWKPVSLGYKIRWWDCIALPDDVDPSDEGAFRMQIKNLACTSLELLKTAIFDKECEALFSLEIYGNIIGMFELNNLDLVVASPVEDYFLYFDDLPDAEKEEAEEITKPFLYAIGDGYSDCCQGTAFFPLQSCINHSCCPNAKAFKREEDRDGQAVIFALRRISKNEEVTISYIDQELPYKERQALLADYGFSCKCSKCLEDSSSV; this is encoded by the exons ATGAGATTCTTGTTGGCATCCAGCACTCATCCAACAAGATGGACTGTTTGGTTTGCAGTTTTTGTTTCCGGTTCGTCGGAACGATCGAGGAACAAATTGGCCGGAAACTCTATTTTAAGAACCTTGGTCTTTCTTATTGTTGCGACGGTGATTCATCTTGAAGCGAAGATTATCAAAATGAATACATTGAGTACAATGAAAATGAGGAACAATGTGGTGGAAGCAGCTCATGCCCTCATAAACTTCCTGAAGAAGTTGTTCTTACTCATGCCCTTTGCCTTCTCCTCTTTCGTGTCCTGGAGGATGTCAGGAGGCTTTCTACT TGAATCATGCGCAGAGGCAGATTGGGAAAGTTCTCACTCTTTACTTTGCACTGGTGAGAGGTCTGAGTCAGTATCTAGAGAGGCGCTTGGAGAGTTTATAAAACATGCTAATG AgacaaatgatatttttcttctgGCTGCCAAG GCGATTTCCTTTACCATTCTAAGGTACAGGAGATTGAAAGGAGAACACGTGAACAAAAAAGCAAAACTGAGTGAGCCAAATCGGTCGCTACTCTTGGAGGCATGGAAACCAGTATCTCTTGGATACAAAATAAG GTGGTGGGACTGCATCGCATTGCCAGATGATGTTGATCCTTCTGATGAAGGAGCCTTCAGGATGCAAATAAAGAATCTTGCATGTACG TCTTTGGAGCTCCTGAAGACAGCCATATTTGATAAAGAATGTGAAGCCC TTTTCTCCCTTGAAATCTATGGGAACATCATCGGCATGTTTGAGCTGAATAACCT AGACTTGGTGGTAGCATCACCAGTAGAGGACTATTTCTTGTATTTTGATGATCTTCCTGATGCAGAAAAG GAAGAAGCCGAGGAAATCACAAAACCGTTTCTATATGCTATTGGTGATGGCTATTCGGACTGTTGCCAAG GAACGGCCTTCTTCCCTCTGCAGAGCTGTATAAACCATTCTTGTTGCCCTAATGCAAAAGCCTTCAAACGAGAAGAG GATAGAGACGGACAAGCAGTTATATTCGCTTTAAGACGCATCAGCAAGAACGAAGAG GTGACGATTTCATATATAGACCAGGAGCTTCCGTACAAAGAGAGACAAGCATTACTTGCAGACTATGGTTTCAGCTGCAAGTGCTCCAAGTGTCTGGAAGATTCTTCATCAGTTTGA
- the LOC109125565 gene encoding uncharacterized protein LOC109125565, producing MVLTEAEIEAELNRIMEAPEVDEEKVKDLEKRMMEVVEKNKGGIDPKYTKTIEYLKMDKRLKSMIKTRGSTSIVKKKNSSSSSH from the exons ATGGTGTTGACAGAGGCTGAGATTGAAGCCGAATTGAACCGTATTATGGAAGCACCAGAAGTAGATGAAGAGAAAGTGAAG GATTTGGAGAAGAGAATGATGGAGGTggttgaaaaaaacaaaggaggTATAGATCCCAAGTACACGAAGACGATTGAGTATCTAAAGATGGATAAGCGACTCAAATCTATGATCAAAACTAGAGGAAGTACTTCtattgtgaagaagaagaactcttCCTCCTCATCTCATTAG
- the LOC104706297 gene encoding SKP1-like protein 1B — protein MIMLKSSDGITFEIEEAAAKRSQYLAHMIEDDCNNNIPVLNVKGKILAANHLCIDSLIDLACQAVADMIKDKTPYQIRKDFNIKGDYTSAEENDIIEKNKWAFQ, from the coding sequence ATGATCATGTTGAAGAGCTCCGATGGTATCACGTTTGAGATCGAAGAAGCTGCCGCAAAGCGAAGCCAGTACCTAGCTCATATGATTGAAGACGATTGCAACAACAATATCCCGGTTCTAAACGTGAAAGGCAAGATTCTTGCTGCGAATCACCTATGCATCGATAGCCTTATTGACCTAGCGTGCCAAGCTGTTGCGGATATGATCAAAGACAAAACTCCATACCAGATTCGTAAAGACTTCAACATTAAGGGGGATTACACATCGGCAGAAGAAAATGATATCATTGAGAAGAATAAATGGGCTTTTCAATGA
- the LOC104786962 gene encoding peroxisome biogenesis protein 22: MAESSSPSPTEEIVRLIKRLSAYVAFKMSSLFSTTSIRNLDSRSIGAIVGLAIAVIFTWRAIRTPGEQRQRRQPKRRMQSAETSSAAAAQSNLGSVPPEVTSPHEDDNAVQDVVDQFFQPVKPTLGQIVRQKLSEGRKVTCRLLGVILEETSPEELQKQATVRSSVLEVLLEITKFSDLYLMERVLDDESEAKVLEALESAGVFTSGGLVKEKVLFCSTEIGRTSFVRQLEPDWHIDTNPEISTQLARFIKYQLHVAALKPERIAPNVFTSQSIEQFFGCV; this comes from the exons ATGGCGGAATCGTCGTCGCCGTCGCCTACTGAAGAGATCGTTCGGTTGATTAAGCGTTTAAGCGCTTACGTTGCTTTCAAAATGTCAAGCCTTTTCTCAACTACATCGATTCGAAATCtg GATTCAAGATCGATTGGTGCGATTGTGGGGCTTGCGATTGCAGTGATATTTACATGGAGGGCGATAAGAACGCCAGGGGAACAACGGCAAAGAAGGCAGCCTAAGCGGAGGATGCAATCTGCGGAAACGTCTAGTGCTGCTGCTGCTCAGTCGAATCTAGGTTCGGTACCTCCTGAAGTTACTTCGCCTCATGAGGATGATAATGCGGTGCAAGATGTTGTTGATCAGTTCTTTCAACCTGTTAAa CCTACTTTGGGGCAAATAGTTAGGCAGAAGCTTAGTGAAGGAAGGAAG GTTACATGCCGTCTTCTTGGAGTAATTCTTGAGGAAACAAGTCCAGAAGAACTCCAA AAACAAGCAACCGTGAGGTCATCTGTTTTGGAAGTTCTCCTAGAGATTACAAAGTTTAGTGATTTATATCTCATGGAAAGAGTTCTTGACGATGAAAGCGAA GCCAAAGTTCTAGAGGCTTTAGAAAGTGCAGGCGTTTTCACATCTGGTGGTTTGGTCAAAGAAAAG GTCCTCTTTTGTAGTACAGAGATCGGAAGAACTTCATTTGTCAGACAGCTAGAACCTGACTGGCATATCGatacaaacccagaaatcagCACACAACTAGCT AGGTTCATCAAATATCAGCTTCATGTCGCTGCACTGAAACCAGAGCGAATAGCTCCGAATGTGTTCACCTCGCAGTCGATAGAACAGTTCTTTGGATGCGTTTGA
- the LOC104786970 gene encoding cyclin-U1-1 codes for MLTAAGDDELDPVVGPEPPTEAATPRVLTIISHVMEKLVARNEWLAKQTKGFGKSLEAFHGVRAPSITIAKYLERIYKYTKCSPSCFVVGYVYIDRLAHKYPGSLVVSLNVHRLLVTCVMIASKILDDVHYNNEFYARVGGVTNADLNKMELELLFLLDFRVTVSFRVFESYCFHLEKEMLLNSDASSLKDSRPMQDSLSPTSSLSTLYV; via the exons ATGTTAACCGCAGCCGGAGACGATGAACTTGACCCGGTCGTGGGACCAGAGCCGCCAACGGAAGCAGCCACTCCAAGAGTGCTGACTATAATCTCCCACGTGATGGAGAAGCTCGTGGCACGGAACGAGTGGTTAGCTAAGCAAACGAAGGGATTCGGGAAGAGCTTGGAGGCGTTTCATGGCGTGAGAGCACCGAGCATAACTATAGCAAAGTACCTTGAGAGGATATATAAGTACACAAAATGTAGCCCGTCGTGTTTCGTTGTCGGGTATGTGTACATAGACCGGTTGGCTCATAAGTATCCTGGTTCTTTGGTTGTATCCTTGAATGTTCATAGACTCCTCGTCACTTGTGTCATGATTGCTTCCAAGATACTAGACGACGT GCATTACAACAATGAGTTCTATGCTCGGGTTGGAGGCGTGACCAATGCGGACTTAAACAAAATGGAGTTGGAGCTTCTCTTCCTCCTTGACTTCAGAGTGACAGTgagttttagagtttttgaAAGCTATTGTTTCCACCTCGAAAAAGAGATGCTACTAAACAGCGATGCTTCTTCCCTCAAAGATAGCAGACCAATGCAAGACAGTCTCTCCCCTACATCATCTTTATCAACTTTATATGTTTGA
- the LOC104786991 gene encoding zinc finger protein CONSTANS-LIKE 12-like, producing the protein MSLSMEPKCDHCATAQAVIYCKSDLAKLCLNCDVHIHSANPLSHRHTRSLICQKCYSQPAVIRCLDDKVSYCQGCHWHASNCSALGPKLQTLNPFSGCPSPTDFVRMWSSILEPSVSGLVSPFVGSFPLNGPNNDVFGMAKFNELDGLIASSYSMVPHNISYTENLSDQSSFFCMESKGCPDLFLKLEEDLCEDLNLDNAPLNFDVGDDIIGCSSEEHIEPDHTVPNCLLIDKDNTSLTASNFTTIDKALETTSPGQQDYTSYQTGPFQMNINTTGLPLPPSPVLFGQIHPTMSLTISNVTGETSAADYQDCGMNPGFIMTEAPWESNLELRCPQARNQAKLRYKEKRLKRTFGKQIRYASRKARADTRKRVKGRFVKAGDNYDYDPSSPV; encoded by the exons atgtCTCTAAGTATGGAGCCAAAGTGTGACCACTGTGCAACCGCACAAGCAGTGATTTACTGCAAATCCGATTTGGCTAAACTATGCCTAAACTGCGACGTCCACATACACTCTGCGAATCCTCTGTCTCACAGGCACACACGCTCTTTGATCTGCCAGAAATGCTACTCACAGCCAGCCGTGATTCGCTGTCTTGACGATAAGGTTTCGTACTGCCAAGGATGTCACTGGCATGCAAGCAACTGCTCCGCGTTAGGACCTAAACTTCAGACCTTGAACCCTTTCTCTGGTTGTCCTTCTCCGACAGATTTTGTCAGAATGTGGTCTTCAATTCTTGAACCTTCTGTGTCTGGTTTGGTTAGTCCTTTCGTTGGTTCTTTTCCCTTGAATGGCCCCAACAATGACGTGTTTGGAATGGCGAAATTCAACGAATTAGATGGTTTGATCGCTTCCTCTTATTCCATGGTGCCACACAACATCAGTTACACTGAGAATCTCAGTGATCAGTCATCTTTCTTTTGCATGGAATCTAAG GGATGTCCTGATTTGTTTCTTAAACTTGAAGAAGATCTATGCGAAGATCTAAACCTGGATAATGCGCCGTTAAACTTTGACGTTGGAGATGATATCATCGGATGCTCATCAGAAGAACACATTGAACCAGACCATACGGTACCAAATTGCTTATTGATCGACAAGGATAACACATCCCTTACCGCCTCAAACTTTACTACTATAGACAAGGCTTTAGAG ACAACATCACCAGGACAACAAGATTACACGAGCTATCAGACAGGTCCGTTTCAAATGAACATCAACACTACTGGACTTCCTCTTCCTCCATCACCTGTCTTGTTCGGACAAATCCATCCGACCATGTCTCTTACCATCTCCAACGTCACAGGTGAAACCAGCGCAGCGGATTACCAGGATTGTGGGATGAATCCAGGGTTTATAATGACTGAAGCGCCATGGGAATCAAATCTTGAACTTCGTTGTCCACAAGCAAGAAACCAGGCTAAGTTAAGATACAAGGAGAAGAGATTAAAGCGCAC TTTTGGGAAACAGATTCGATATGCATCTCGCAAAGCTAGAGCTGACACGAGAAAAAGAGTGAAAGGAAGATTTGTGAAAGCTGGCGACAATTATGACTATGACCCATCATCTCCCGTCTAA
- the LOC104786979 gene encoding B-box domain protein 31-like: MCRGLNEEESRRRSDGGGGGCRNLCTTPSVPVRCELCSGDAYVFCEADSAFLCRKCDRWVHGANFLAWRHVRRVLCTSCQKLTRRCLVGDHDIHVVLTSATTTLEDNRSEQVSSNHDEVPFVFL; the protein is encoded by the coding sequence atgtgtagaggtttgaatgaagaagagagcagaagaagaagcgacggaggaggaggaggttgcCGGAATCTATGCACGACACCGAGTGTTCCGGTTAGGTGTGAGCTTTGTAGCGGAGACGCCTACGTGTTCTGTGAGGCTGACTCGGCGTTTCTTTGTAGGAAATGTGACCGGTGGGTTCACGGAGCGAATTTTCTAGCTTGGAGACACGTGAGGCGCGTGCTATGTACTTCTTGTCAGAAACTCACGCGCCGGTGCCTTGTCGGAGATCACGACATCCACGTTGTTTTAACGTCGGCGACGACAACCCTGGAGGATAATAGAAGTGAACAAGTTAGTAGCAATCATGATGAGGTTCCGTTTGTGTTTctctaa
- the LOC104706306 gene encoding glutathione S-transferase T2-like — MRIQCGRFWAHIAAYYAASLKLAGADKRESTHCKQRWQKINEHVCKFVGSYEAPTRQRASGQNEDDVMKLAYQIFSNDYKIKFTLEHAWREFRHDQKWIASLTKGTAGTKRRKCNDGSAQDTSSKGKTHGEDESLSRSPGVKAAKGKGKKKNNTTSTTNTCDEQKALLEFQMLELQRMYEIKGFCFAKEGFCYA; from the exons ATGAGAATCCAAT GTGGTCGTTTTTGGGCGCACATTGCAGCTTATTATGCTGCAAGTCTTAAGCTAGCTGGTGCAGACAAAAGAGAATCTACTCACTGTAAGCAAAGGTGGCAGAAGATCAATGAACACGTTTGCAAGTTTGTAGGAAGCTATGAGGCTCCAACAAGACAGAGAGCTTCTGGCCAGAATGAGGATGATGTCATGAAATTGGCATACCAAATCTTCTCTAATGATTACAAGATAAAGTTCACCCTTGAGCATGCTTGGAGAGAGTTTCGACATGATCAGAAATGGATTGCATCTTTGACTAAAGGTACTGCAGGgacaaaaagaaggaagtgCAACGACGGTTCTGCACAAGATACAAGCTCCAAAGGGAAAACTCATGGAGAGGATGAATCGCTTAGTCGTTCTCCTGGTGTTAAGGCtgcaaagggaaaaggaaaaaaaaaaaacaacacaacaagcACAACAAACACTTGCGATGAACAGAAGGCTCTCTTGGAATTTCAGATGTTGGAGCTCCAAAGGATGTATGAGATAAAAGGATTTTGCTTTGCAAAAGAAGGCTTTTGCTATGCATGA